In the Streptomyces sp. cg36 genome, one interval contains:
- a CDS encoding type I polyketide synthase gives MSTPEPVAVVGLDCRFPGARDAQEFWQLLMAGGDGTRRVPEQRWEAERYRTDEPAAPGEPRPPGRSNTVRGGFIDDPDAFDPAFFGIAPREAAAMDPQQRLLLQCAWRAVEDAAVAPEDLAGTDTGVFVGVMANEWAHLQLSDYDGITARHGSGNGYFMGANRVSYHLDLKGPSLAVDTACSSSLVAVHLAAGALRAGDCGYALAGGTNLIMTPVLNIFYTQAGLSAPDGRCKPFSASADGIGRAEGVAVLVLRRLADALADRQPVYAVLRGTGVNQDGRSNGITAPNRWAQQQLIERVWRAAEVGADDIGFIEAHGTGTLLGDMMEAQALGGLTADRAAGSVALGSVKSNFGHAEGAAGVAGLVKTVLALHHRTVPPSRFAEDENPGLRLAERRLALLRSPLRLPRGTVHAAVSSFGIGGTNAHAVLSSPPRAVHRPAGRAPGVFTVSARSAHQLRPNLLAQADALASQPEDRLAQLCWTSNRVKSRLPHRVAVAAPDLPGLVARLRESAERIPDEDGGVRRTAPSVAFAFTGQGAQHPRMAASWYTTSPGYARLLDEIDRELAPHLGLSVRDAILDGDPAVHRTGLAQPALFAVEYAMAGALLDAGIQPSAVLGHSIGEFAAACVAGVLDPADAARLVARRGALMEALPDGGGMLSLPLPETEAQALLTGRTGVCVAAVNGPRATVLAGDIDELTSLGALLADHGVRARPLTVSHAFHSPLMRPAAEAFRAEGAGTAVHAPSVPVFSTVYGRALADGERMDAEYWAGQITAPVRFADAAAGLFAAGVTHVVEIGPGAVLTPLLARLRPAGGEPVRCLAAHPGDRAPRHPLHHLLGELWSSGVDPRWDALYPDDADRVPRRLPPYVFDDTFRAWRSAGSPRPPAPLLPGTDAAPPTGEAAEPCPPSPDSTRLPAVFAVARRLVCRVGGHDPAAVRDRSRLAEDLGFDSIQVMELKTRLENELPRLGTLPVEELLASLETVGDLARYLGERLLDAPDPAPRPGPDAPDPVPDPVPDAPALASVPDDPAVPEGPRA, from the coding sequence ATGAGCACACCCGAACCGGTGGCGGTCGTCGGGCTCGACTGCCGCTTCCCCGGCGCCCGTGACGCCCAGGAGTTCTGGCAGCTCCTGATGGCGGGCGGGGACGGCACCCGGCGGGTGCCCGAGCAGCGCTGGGAGGCCGAGCGCTACCGTACGGACGAACCGGCCGCCCCCGGCGAGCCGCGCCCGCCGGGCCGCTCCAACACCGTGCGCGGCGGCTTCATCGACGACCCGGACGCCTTCGACCCCGCGTTCTTCGGCATCGCGCCGCGCGAGGCCGCCGCCATGGACCCCCAGCAGCGGCTGCTGCTCCAGTGCGCCTGGCGGGCCGTGGAGGACGCGGCGGTGGCCCCCGAGGACCTGGCGGGCACCGACACCGGTGTGTTCGTCGGGGTGATGGCCAACGAGTGGGCCCACCTCCAGCTCTCCGACTACGACGGGATCACCGCCCGCCACGGTTCCGGCAACGGCTACTTCATGGGCGCCAACCGGGTCTCGTACCACCTCGACCTCAAGGGCCCGAGCCTCGCGGTGGACACCGCCTGCTCCTCGTCGCTGGTCGCCGTGCACCTGGCGGCCGGCGCGCTGCGCGCGGGAGACTGCGGCTACGCGCTGGCCGGGGGCACCAACCTGATCATGACGCCGGTCCTCAACATCTTCTACACCCAGGCGGGCCTCTCCGCGCCCGACGGCCGCTGCAAACCCTTCAGCGCCTCGGCCGACGGCATCGGCCGCGCCGAGGGCGTCGCCGTCCTGGTGCTGCGCAGGCTCGCCGACGCGCTCGCCGACCGCCAGCCCGTCTACGCGGTGCTGCGCGGCACCGGGGTCAACCAGGACGGCCGCAGCAACGGCATCACCGCGCCCAACCGCTGGGCCCAGCAGCAGCTCATCGAGCGGGTCTGGCGGGCCGCCGAGGTGGGCGCCGACGACATCGGGTTCATCGAGGCGCACGGCACCGGCACCCTCCTCGGCGACATGATGGAGGCCCAGGCGCTCGGCGGGCTCACCGCCGACCGCGCCGCCGGGTCCGTCGCGCTCGGCTCGGTCAAGAGCAACTTCGGGCACGCGGAGGGCGCCGCCGGGGTCGCCGGGCTGGTCAAGACGGTCCTCGCGCTGCACCACCGCACCGTGCCGCCCAGCCGGTTCGCCGAGGACGAGAACCCGGGGCTGCGGCTGGCCGAGCGGCGCCTGGCCCTGCTCAGGTCGCCGCTGCGGCTGCCCCGGGGCACCGTGCACGCGGCCGTCAGCAGTTTCGGGATCGGCGGCACCAACGCCCACGCGGTGCTCTCCTCGCCGCCCCGGGCCGTGCACCGCCCGGCCGGACGCGCCCCCGGGGTGTTCACCGTCTCGGCCCGCTCCGCCCACCAGCTGCGCCCCAATCTGCTCGCGCAGGCGGACGCCCTGGCGAGCCAGCCCGAGGACCGGCTGGCGCAGCTGTGCTGGACCAGCAACCGCGTCAAGTCCCGCCTGCCGCACCGCGTGGCGGTCGCGGCCCCCGATCTGCCGGGCCTGGTGGCGCGGCTGCGCGAGAGCGCCGAGCGGATCCCCGACGAGGACGGCGGGGTGCGCCGCACCGCGCCCTCGGTGGCGTTCGCCTTCACCGGCCAGGGCGCCCAGCACCCGCGCATGGCCGCCTCCTGGTACACCACCTCCCCCGGCTACGCCCGGCTCCTGGACGAGATCGACCGCGAGCTCGCCCCGCACCTAGGGCTCTCCGTGCGCGACGCGATCCTCGACGGCGACCCCGCAGTGCACCGCACGGGCCTGGCCCAACCCGCCCTGTTCGCCGTGGAGTACGCGATGGCGGGCGCCCTGCTCGACGCCGGGATCCAGCCGTCGGCGGTGCTCGGGCACAGCATCGGCGAGTTCGCCGCCGCCTGCGTGGCCGGGGTGCTCGACCCCGCCGACGCGGCCCGTCTGGTGGCCCGCCGGGGCGCCCTGATGGAGGCGCTGCCGGACGGCGGCGGCATGCTCTCGCTGCCCCTGCCCGAAACCGAGGCGCAGGCGCTGCTCACCGGCCGTACGGGCGTGTGCGTGGCGGCCGTCAACGGCCCGCGCGCCACCGTGCTCGCCGGTGACATCGACGAACTGACGTCCCTCGGCGCCCTGTTGGCCGACCACGGCGTCAGGGCCCGGCCGCTCACCGTCTCGCACGCCTTCCACTCCCCGCTGATGCGCCCCGCCGCCGAGGCGTTCCGCGCCGAGGGTGCCGGGACGGCGGTGCACGCGCCCTCGGTGCCGGTCTTCTCGACCGTGTACGGCCGCGCCCTGGCGGACGGCGAGCGGATGGACGCGGAGTACTGGGCCGGGCAGATCACCGCGCCGGTGCGGTTCGCCGACGCCGCCGCCGGACTCTTCGCGGCCGGGGTCACCCATGTCGTGGAGATCGGCCCGGGCGCCGTCCTCACCCCGCTGCTGGCCCGGCTGCGGCCCGCCGGCGGGGAGCCGGTGCGCTGCCTCGCCGCCCACCCCGGCGACCGCGCGCCCCGCCATCCGCTGCACCACCTGCTCGGCGAGCTGTGGAGCTCGGGGGTCGACCCCCGGTGGGACGCCCTGTACCCGGACGACGCGGACCGGGTGCCGCGCCGGCTTCCGCCGTACGTCTTCGACGACACCTTCCGCGCCTGGCGTTCCGCGGGCTCGCCCCGCCCGCCCGCGCCCCTCCTGCCCGGTACGGACGCGGCGCCGCCCACGGGGGAGGCCGCGGAACCGTGCCCGCCGTCCCCGGACAGCACCCGCCTGCCCGCGGTCTTCGCGGTGGCGCGCCGTCTGGTGTGCCGGGTCGGCGGGCACGACCCCGCGGCGGTCCGGGACCGCTCCCGGCTCGCCGAGGACCTCGGCTTCGACTCGATCCAGGTCATGGAGCTCAAGACCCGGCTGGAGAACGAGCTCCCGCGCCTGGGCACCCTGCCGGTCGAGGAGCTGCTGGCCAGCCTGGAGACGGTGGGCGACCTCGCCCGCTATCTGGGCGAGCGCCTGCTCGACGCACCCGATCCCGCACCCCGTCCCGGACCCGACGCACCCGATCCCGTACCCGACCCCGTACCGGACGCACCCGCCCTCGCCTCCGTACCCGACGACCCGGCCGTCCCGGAAGGACCGCGCGCATGA
- a CDS encoding acyl carrier protein — protein MPIAPDTRTAPRPYAPARRPAARAGAELEEWLLDRVAFHLHRPAREIDPGTPLADYGIDSIAAIGICGEIEERHRVFVAPTLAYDFPTVRAIAAHLTELLAAGAAS, from the coding sequence ATGCCCATCGCCCCGGACACCCGCACCGCGCCCCGCCCGTACGCCCCCGCCCGCCGCCCCGCCGCCCGCGCGGGCGCGGAGCTGGAGGAGTGGCTGCTCGACCGGGTGGCCTTCCATCTGCACCGGCCCGCCCGGGAGATCGACCCGGGCACCCCGCTCGCCGACTACGGCATCGACTCGATCGCCGCGATCGGCATCTGCGGCGAGATCGAGGAGCGGCACCGCGTCTTTGTCGCCCCGACCCTCGCCTACGACTTCCCGACCGTACGGGCCATCGCCGCGCACCTGACCGAGCTGCTCGCCGCCGGGGCCGCGTCATGA